The Monodelphis domestica isolate mMonDom1 chromosome 7, mMonDom1.pri, whole genome shotgun sequence genome window below encodes:
- the RPL3L gene encoding 60S ribosomal protein L3-like, with the protein MSHRKFSAPRHGHLGFLPQKRSRRHRGKVKTWPRDDPSKPVHLTAFLGYKAGMTHTLREVHRPGLKISKREEVEAVTIVETPPVIVVGIVGYVATPRGLRSFKTIFAEHLSDECRRRFYKNWYKSKKKAFTKACQKWRDDDGKKRLQKDFASMKKYCKVIRVIVHTQMKLLPFRQKKAHIMEIQLNGGTIAEKVEWARARLEKQVSVHTVFSQSEVIDVIAVTKGRGMKGVTSRWHAKKLPRKTHKGLRKVACIGAWHPARVGYSIARAGQKGYHHRTELNKKIYRIGHGIHVKDGKVVKNNASTSYDVTDKSITPLGGFPHYGEVNNDFVMLKGCIAGTKKRVITLRKSLLVHRSRRALENIELKFIDTTSKFGHGRFQTAEEKRAFMGPQKKHLEKEKIEAAAGDS; encoded by the exons ATG TCCCACAGGAAGTTTTCAGCCCCCCGGCATGGCCACCTGGGCTTCCTACCCCAAAAGAGGAGTCGCAGGCACCGAGGGAAGGTGAAGACCTGGCCCCGGGACGACCCCAGTAAACCTGTACACCTCACAGCCTTCCTGGGCTACAAAGCCGGCATGACCCATACCCTCCGGGAAGTCCACCGGCCTGGCCTAA AGATCTCCAAGAGGGAGGAGGTGGAGGCTGTGACTATTGTGGAGACCCCACCAGTGATTGTGGTAGGGATTGTAGGCTATGTGGCCACACCTCGGGGCCTTCGGAGCTTCAAGACCATATTTGCAGAGCATCTTAGTGATGAATGCCGGCGCCGCTTCTACAAGAACTG GTACAAGAGCAAGAAGAAGGCATTCACCAAGGCCTGCCAGAAATGGCGAGATGACGATGGGAAGAAGCGGCTGCAAAAAGATTTTGCGTCCATGAAGAAGTACTGCAAGGTCATCCGTGTCATTGTCCACACCCAG ATGAAGCTGCTGCCCTTCCGGCAGAAGAAGGCTCACATCATGGAGATCCAGTTGAATGGTGGCACCATCGCTGAGAAGGTGGAATGGGCTCGAGCACGGCTAGAGAAGCAGGTCTCTGTGCACACAGTCTTCAGCCAGAGTGAGGTGATCGATGTGATTGCAGTCACGAAAGGCCGTGGCATGAAAG GGGTCACTAGTCGTTGGCATGCCAAGAAACTCCCACGAAAAACACATAAAGGACTGCGTAAAGTGGCCTGTATTGGGGCCTGGCACCCTGCAAGGGTGGGCTACTCCATTGCTCGAGCTGGCCAAAAAGGTTATCACCACCGGACAGAACTCAATAAGAAG ATCTACCGAATTGGCCATGGGATACATGTGAAGGATGGGAAAGTGGTTAAGAACAATGCATCCACCAGCTATGATGTGACAGACAAATCCATCACACCCCTG GGTGGTTTCCCACACTATGGTGAAGTGAATAATGACTTTGTGATGCTGAAGGGTTGCATTGCTGGTACCAAGAAGCGTGTCATCACTCTCCGAAAG TCCCTCTTGGTGCACCGAAGCCGGCGGGCTCTGGAAAACATTGAGCTAAAATTCATTGATACCACCTCAAAGTTTGGACATGGCAGATTCCAGACAGCAGAGGAGAAGAGAGCCTTCATG GGTCCCCAGAAGAAACACCTCgagaaagagaagatagaagCAGCAGCTGGTGACTCATGA